In candidate division KSB1 bacterium, one DNA window encodes the following:
- the rsmG gene encoding 16S rRNA (guanine(527)-N(7))-methyltransferase RsmG → MFHVKQSPEGRPERGWEEQLAALTRCLGELHIPLSQAQAELLAAYARLVFSWNRRLNLIARGDEPVFVRRHVGESLAFAANRAIRPGAWVLDMGSGAGLPGIPLKILRPDLHAVLLEAHRRKALFLQEAVEHLGLGDIEVLCARAEYLATHHQWQGRFQLVAARAVAPLPKLWLWAAPLLAQEGELLALKGGDLSRELRQLGEVDTATVVRVETPPACLVDPSTARVLVTIHRGART, encoded by the coding sequence GTGTTCCACGTGAAACAATCCCCGGAGGGGCGGCCGGAGCGGGGGTGGGAGGAGCAGCTTGCGGCCCTGACCCGTTGCCTGGGCGAGCTTCACATCCCTCTGAGCCAAGCGCAGGCGGAGCTTCTTGCCGCCTATGCGCGGCTGGTCTTTTCATGGAATCGCCGCCTCAATCTGATCGCGCGCGGCGATGAACCTGTCTTCGTGCGCCGCCATGTGGGCGAATCACTGGCTTTTGCGGCCAATCGCGCCATACGCCCCGGCGCGTGGGTCCTGGACATGGGCAGCGGAGCGGGACTCCCGGGGATCCCGCTAAAGATCCTGCGCCCGGACCTGCACGCGGTGTTGCTCGAAGCCCATCGGCGTAAGGCGCTTTTTCTGCAGGAGGCTGTCGAGCACTTGGGGTTGGGAGACATAGAAGTGCTTTGTGCGCGGGCAGAATACTTGGCCACGCATCATCAATGGCAGGGGCGATTCCAGTTGGTGGCGGCGCGGGCCGTAGCTCCTCTACCGAAACTCTGGCTGTGGGCCGCGCCCCTTCTTGCTCAGGAGGGCGAGCTCCTTGCCCTCAAGGGCGGCGACCTCTCGCGCGAGCTGCGCCAGCTCGGAGAGGTTGACACTGCCACCGTGGTGCGCGTGGAGACGCCGCCAGCGTGTCTGGTGGACCCGAGTACGGCGAGGGTGCTTGTGACCATTCATCGAGGTGCCAGGACGTGA
- the mnmG gene encoding tRNA uridine-5-carboxymethylaminomethyl(34) synthesis enzyme MnmG, whose product MSDGEHYEVVVVGAGHAGCEAALAAARMGARTLLVTMNLTTVAQMSCNPAIGGLAKGQLVREIDALGGQMGVTADLAGIQFRMLNRSKGPAVWSPRAQEDRQQYSLLMKRALEQQEGVRLLQAEVVGLEVGQGAVQGVRLFPGGKVRTRAVVLAPGTFLNGLIHIGLSSFPAGRSGEFASTALSEQLRAMGFRLGRLKTGTPPRVDGRTVDWQSLTVQRGDDEPEPFSYRHDRLEVEQMPCFLAWTTERTHELLRAGLDRSPLYTGRIVGVGPRYCPSIETKIVRFSDKPRHQIFLEPEGRLTSEYYVNGFSTSLPEEVQQEALRSVPGLERVEVTRYGYAIEYDYVPATQLHPTLESKAWRGLFLAGQINGTSGYEEAAAQGLVAGINAVLLARGEEPFVPTRAEAYIGVLIDDLVTKGPEEPYRMFTSLVEHRLVLRQDNADLRLLHHSERLRLLPEEILRRTRAKQRAIEEGMRFLEATRPAMTELNAWLEARGLPPVRGAVSLKELLRRPEVRIADLRGLARHELVEQQGDPFWRAVARQVEIEVKYEGFVTRQREQMERFQRLEGLRIPAEFEYEKLVGLSAEAREKLQAVRPVSLGQASRIPGVRQGDIAVLMVHLARLARSHEGCST is encoded by the coding sequence GTGAGTGATGGCGAGCACTATGAGGTCGTCGTGGTCGGGGCGGGGCACGCCGGTTGTGAGGCTGCCCTTGCTGCGGCGAGGATGGGGGCGCGGACCCTCTTAGTGACCATGAACCTCACGACCGTGGCGCAGATGTCCTGCAACCCGGCCATCGGCGGGCTGGCCAAGGGGCAGCTGGTCCGCGAGATCGACGCGTTAGGTGGACAGATGGGGGTCACCGCGGACTTGGCTGGCATACAGTTCCGCATGTTAAACCGGTCAAAGGGGCCGGCGGTGTGGTCGCCGCGCGCGCAGGAGGACCGGCAGCAGTACTCTCTTCTCATGAAGCGGGCCCTTGAGCAGCAGGAGGGTGTACGGCTGCTTCAGGCCGAGGTGGTAGGGCTTGAGGTTGGCCAAGGTGCGGTGCAAGGTGTGCGTCTTTTCCCAGGCGGGAAGGTCAGGACACGTGCAGTCGTGTTGGCCCCGGGCACTTTTCTCAACGGTCTTATCCACATCGGCCTGTCGTCCTTCCCGGCAGGACGGTCAGGGGAGTTTGCCAGCACTGCTCTGAGTGAACAGCTGCGCGCTATGGGGTTTCGCCTGGGGCGGCTGAAGACGGGTACCCCGCCACGCGTTGATGGTCGTACGGTAGATTGGCAGAGCCTCACGGTGCAGCGCGGGGACGACGAGCCGGAGCCGTTCTCCTACCGCCACGACCGTCTTGAAGTTGAACAGATGCCATGTTTCTTAGCGTGGACCACCGAGAGGACCCACGAGCTCCTGCGGGCTGGGTTGGATCGTTCGCCGCTCTACACGGGCAGGATTGTGGGTGTGGGGCCACGCTACTGTCCGTCGATCGAGACAAAGATTGTTCGCTTTTCAGACAAGCCGCGGCACCAGATCTTCCTTGAACCCGAGGGGCGTCTGACCAGCGAGTACTACGTCAATGGGTTTTCCACCAGCTTGCCCGAAGAGGTCCAGCAAGAAGCTCTGCGCTCGGTGCCGGGGCTGGAGCGCGTGGAAGTGACCAGGTATGGCTACGCGATCGAATACGACTATGTGCCTGCCACGCAGCTGCACCCCACTCTGGAGAGTAAGGCTTGGCGCGGGCTCTTCCTTGCCGGTCAGATCAACGGTACATCGGGCTACGAGGAGGCGGCCGCGCAGGGTTTGGTGGCCGGGATCAATGCGGTGCTGCTGGCGCGGGGCGAGGAGCCTTTCGTCCCCACGCGCGCGGAGGCCTACATTGGCGTCCTCATCGATGACCTGGTCACAAAGGGGCCTGAGGAGCCGTATCGGATGTTCACTTCGCTGGTGGAACATCGCTTGGTGTTGCGCCAGGACAATGCGGACCTCCGCCTTTTGCACCACAGCGAGCGGCTGCGTTTGCTGCCGGAGGAGATTCTGCGCCGGACGCGCGCGAAGCAGCGTGCCATCGAGGAGGGGATGCGCTTCCTGGAGGCGACCAGGCCGGCAATGACCGAGTTGAACGCCTGGCTGGAGGCTCGAGGGTTGCCACCCGTGCGCGGAGCGGTGTCGCTGAAGGAGCTTTTGCGACGACCCGAGGTCCGCATTGCCGACTTGCGCGGCTTGGCGCGCCACGAGCTCGTGGAGCAGCAGGGGGACCCGTTCTGGCGCGCCGTGGCCCGCCAGGTGGAAATTGAGGTGAAATACGAGGGGTTTGTCACCCGGCAGCGAGAACAAATGGAGCGGTTCCAGCGCTTGGAAGGGCTGCGTATTCCGGCAGAGTTTGAGTATGAGAAACTGGTGGGCCTTTCGGCGGAAGCGCGAGAGAAGTTGCAGGCCGTCCGGCCGGTATCCTTGGGCCAGGCTTCACGCATTCCGGGCGTGCGGCAAGGGGACATCGCGGTGCTGATGGTCCACCTGGCCCGCTTGGCAAGGAGCCACGAAGGGTGTTCCACGTGA
- the mfd gene encoding transcription-repair coupling factor — translation MHAQTVPDLLESIHGRLRLSARVAEAWRGLDTASTPVTVVAPGSLRRVLVAAWVNERQRRALYVTSDPVEAELARDDFATLLGPERVARFMEPSDTPVAFRLQSLTRLSAQVRAVELLRGSYPGVVVTSVRGLECRLLPPTWIDSRRIVLRQGQEYDFDSLIATLVDLGFSREEMVDRAGEVSVRGGIVDIFPYSRLRPVRVEFFGNTVESMREFDPETQRSVAPVHELTVFPQFPVLDERDGSPGGLSTVDLRAFVQHGDLVVYEGTTLPAAASAPDTEEHPGQKASVPPLASGPVLYFPEGGAAEGGIALHAEPAQPMGGRYERLKEFLARFALRASLYSPLDPVAYFLCDGGAQAERVATLLEEEGVAGVQVRQGALQKGFVLWEAGLCLLTHHEFHNRPRVPHPQPRPREGFTFRQLHALRPGDYVVHVDFGIGVYHGLRKIRLDESERECIEIGYLDGDKVYVPLERMDRVSKYTPREGVVPRINRLGTGEWERLKARAKRRLKDVSAELIRLYAERRQAQGFAFSPDSLWQHELEASFVYDETPDQLQATLEVKKDMEAPRPMDRLVCGDVGFGKTEVAVRAAFKAANDGKQVAVLVPTTLLASQHLATFRERLAPFPVRVEMLSRFLSRSQQQRILADLKAGRIDIIIGTHRLLSRDVAFKDLGLLIIDEEQRFGVMHKERLKALRTNVDVLTLTATPIPRTLHMALVGITDMSRINTPPRDRLPIRTEVVQFSKELIRQAILRELGRGGQVFFVHNRVQSIEGMAALLRRIVPEATFVVAHGQMPAAALERVMNHFIERRYDCLVSTMIIQAGLDMPNVNTLIVHRADRFGLAQLYQLRGRVGRSAQQAYAYFLVPNVSRLSKEAIKRLQAIEEITELGSGYQIALKDLEVRGAGSLFGAEQSGFLDALGYDVFCRVLEEAVREVRAEHRTPEQATTPPSTAVAQVRFSGQAFLPEDYVGQSSERVAIYRRLVLAETVEAVQDVAEELEDRFGPLPEPARNLVDVATCRILGNLLRMREVKVDARALDITFDKSLLTDKEGFKELASRVSARVGTPFTFVQRKKELALRVELPGKGGISAAKEFLESLL, via the coding sequence GTGCATGCGCAAACCGTGCCGGACCTGTTAGAAAGCATTCATGGGCGCCTCCGTCTGTCTGCGCGAGTGGCCGAGGCCTGGCGGGGGCTGGACACCGCATCCACTCCGGTGACGGTGGTTGCCCCTGGTTCTCTGCGTCGCGTGTTGGTGGCCGCCTGGGTCAACGAACGGCAGCGTCGCGCCCTGTACGTCACAAGCGACCCTGTTGAGGCCGAGCTGGCGCGCGACGATTTTGCCACCCTCCTCGGACCCGAGCGCGTAGCTCGCTTCATGGAGCCCAGCGATACCCCGGTCGCATTTCGGCTGCAAAGCCTTACCCGCCTCAGCGCTCAGGTGCGAGCCGTGGAGCTCCTGCGGGGCTCCTACCCCGGGGTGGTGGTCACCTCCGTGCGAGGATTGGAATGTCGGCTCCTTCCCCCTACCTGGATAGACAGCCGCCGCATCGTCCTGCGTCAAGGACAGGAATACGACTTTGACTCTCTGATTGCCACCCTCGTAGACCTCGGCTTCTCCCGCGAGGAGATGGTGGATAGGGCAGGGGAAGTGAGCGTGCGCGGGGGTATCGTGGATATTTTCCCCTATTCCCGCCTTCGCCCCGTACGGGTGGAGTTTTTTGGCAACACCGTCGAGTCAATGCGCGAATTCGACCCTGAGACTCAACGATCGGTGGCGCCCGTTCACGAGCTGACAGTGTTCCCCCAGTTCCCCGTTTTGGACGAAAGAGATGGGAGTCCAGGTGGACTTTCCACAGTTGACCTTCGCGCTTTTGTGCAACATGGTGACCTCGTGGTCTATGAAGGAACCACATTGCCAGCTGCTGCCTCAGCCCCGGACACAGAGGAACACCCAGGGCAGAAGGCATCTGTGCCACCTCTTGCCTCAGGCCCGGTATTGTATTTTCCCGAAGGAGGCGCCGCCGAGGGGGGGATTGCGCTGCATGCGGAGCCCGCTCAGCCTATGGGAGGCAGATACGAGCGGCTGAAGGAGTTCCTTGCTCGCTTTGCCCTGCGTGCCTCTCTGTACTCTCCTCTTGACCCTGTGGCCTACTTCCTCTGTGACGGCGGTGCGCAGGCCGAGCGCGTGGCCACCCTCCTGGAGGAAGAAGGCGTGGCGGGGGTACAAGTGAGGCAAGGAGCGCTGCAAAAGGGATTTGTCCTTTGGGAAGCTGGACTCTGTCTCTTGACCCACCACGAGTTTCACAATCGTCCACGCGTACCCCATCCGCAGCCGCGGCCGCGCGAGGGGTTCACTTTCCGCCAGCTCCACGCGCTTAGGCCGGGCGACTATGTCGTGCACGTGGACTTTGGGATTGGTGTCTACCACGGCCTGCGCAAGATCAGGCTCGATGAAAGCGAACGAGAGTGCATCGAGATAGGGTACCTGGATGGAGACAAGGTCTACGTACCCCTTGAGCGAATGGACCGCGTCAGCAAGTACACGCCGCGCGAGGGAGTGGTGCCCCGCATCAATCGCCTGGGCACAGGAGAGTGGGAGCGCCTAAAGGCACGGGCCAAACGCCGGCTCAAGGACGTCTCGGCTGAGCTCATACGGCTTTATGCCGAACGGCGGCAGGCCCAAGGTTTTGCTTTCTCGCCCGACAGCCTGTGGCAGCACGAACTTGAGGCATCCTTCGTCTACGACGAGACTCCGGACCAGCTCCAGGCCACCCTTGAGGTCAAAAAAGACATGGAGGCACCGCGGCCCATGGATCGGCTCGTGTGCGGGGACGTGGGCTTTGGCAAAACTGAGGTCGCGGTGCGCGCGGCTTTTAAGGCCGCCAACGACGGCAAGCAAGTGGCCGTGTTGGTGCCCACTACCCTTCTTGCCAGCCAACATCTGGCTACTTTCCGCGAGCGCCTAGCACCCTTTCCCGTGCGGGTGGAGATGCTGTCCCGTTTCCTGTCAAGAAGCCAGCAACAGCGCATCCTTGCTGACCTCAAGGCTGGTCGGATCGACATCATCATCGGCACCCATCGTCTGCTCTCCCGTGACGTCGCCTTCAAGGATCTGGGTCTGCTCATCATTGACGAGGAGCAGCGTTTCGGCGTGATGCACAAGGAGCGCCTTAAGGCGCTTCGTACCAATGTGGATGTGCTCACACTGACAGCCACGCCCATTCCGCGAACACTCCACATGGCCTTAGTGGGCATTACGGACATGTCCCGCATTAACACGCCACCCCGCGATCGCCTCCCCATTAGGACCGAGGTGGTGCAATTCAGCAAGGAGCTGATCCGTCAGGCGATACTGCGTGAACTCGGCCGAGGCGGGCAGGTTTTCTTCGTGCACAACCGCGTGCAGTCGATCGAGGGTATGGCGGCCCTGCTGCGACGCATTGTACCGGAGGCGACTTTTGTCGTTGCTCACGGCCAGATGCCCGCCGCGGCTCTGGAGAGGGTCATGAATCACTTCATCGAGCGCCGCTACGACTGCCTGGTCTCCACCATGATCATTCAAGCGGGGCTGGACATGCCCAATGTGAACACCCTCATCGTGCATCGCGCCGATCGGTTCGGATTGGCACAGCTCTACCAGCTGCGGGGGCGAGTGGGGCGTTCCGCTCAGCAGGCCTATGCCTACTTCCTGGTGCCGAATGTGAGTCGCCTGAGCAAGGAAGCCATCAAACGCCTGCAGGCCATTGAGGAGATCACCGAGCTTGGTTCCGGCTACCAGATAGCCTTAAAAGACCTGGAGGTCCGCGGCGCTGGCAGCCTGTTCGGCGCCGAGCAGAGCGGATTCCTAGACGCGTTGGGGTACGATGTGTTCTGCCGCGTCTTAGAGGAAGCGGTGCGTGAAGTAAGGGCGGAGCACAGAACCCCTGAGCAGGCGACCACCCCGCCAAGCACAGCCGTGGCCCAAGTGCGTTTCAGCGGACAGGCCTTTCTGCCGGAGGATTATGTGGGACAAAGCTCCGAACGGGTGGCGATCTACCGCCGCCTCGTCCTCGCTGAGACCGTAGAAGCAGTCCAGGATGTTGCCGAGGAGCTCGAGGATCGATTTGGACCGTTGCCAGAACCGGCTCGGAACCTGGTGGATGTGGCGACCTGCAGAATCTTGGGAAACCTCTTGCGGATGAGGGAGGTTAAAGTAGACGCGCGTGCGCTGGACATAACCTTCGATAAGTCTCTGCTCACGGACAAGGAAGGGTTCAAGGAGTTGGCCTCCAGAGTGAGTGCTCGGGTGGGGACCCCGTTCACCTTCGTACAACGCAAGAAAGAGCTGGCGCTCCGCGTCGAACTCCCAGGAAAAGGAGGTATCTCCGCAGCGAAAGAGTTCTTGGAAAGTTTGCTCTGA
- a CDS encoding peptidylprolyl isomerase — translation MLRIYRAVFIALMATHVLLCQEVLDRVVAVVDDKPILESEVTQGAFFLAMQLRIDPSREPERFKELQRRTLESLVTQHILLKKAELDTVVADAKRVESYLEQQMQTVLQQLGSEEKVEEYFGMPMRKVRRQYEEEIRKNLTLQQLRESKFANVRVSRREVEQFYATHKDSLPGIKEAVDISHILVEVQPGEQARKAATERMEEIKRRLSAGEDFAEVARQSSDDPGSASRGGDLGFMQRGDFVREFEEVAFSLEPGQRSDVVQTEFGLHLIELLERRGEKVRVRHILVALRATKEDEIAAAERIKALYGKLQEGVDFASLAKESSDDESTAPQGGHLGWFEIDQLRETAPEFVTALRGVEPGGITDPFRTKYGFHILKLLERRQPRQLTLADDWDTIEQMALNDKKQREFEKWVEELRAEMFVEVKGL, via the coding sequence ATGTTGAGGATCTATCGGGCCGTTTTCATCGCTTTGATGGCGACACACGTGCTCCTGTGCCAAGAGGTGCTGGACCGAGTGGTTGCCGTGGTGGACGACAAGCCCATTCTGGAGTCCGAGGTCACGCAGGGGGCGTTCTTCCTCGCCATGCAGCTTCGCATCGACCCGAGCCGCGAGCCAGAGCGCTTCAAGGAGTTGCAACGGCGCACCCTGGAGAGTTTGGTGACCCAGCACATCTTGCTGAAAAAGGCTGAACTGGATACCGTGGTGGCGGATGCCAAGCGTGTAGAATCCTACCTGGAGCAGCAGATGCAAACCGTGCTGCAACAGCTGGGCTCTGAGGAGAAGGTGGAAGAGTATTTCGGCATGCCCATGAGGAAGGTCCGCCGCCAGTACGAAGAGGAAATCCGCAAGAACCTCACGCTCCAGCAGCTGCGCGAAAGCAAATTTGCTAATGTGCGTGTGAGCCGTCGCGAGGTAGAACAGTTCTACGCGACCCACAAAGACAGCCTGCCGGGCATCAAAGAGGCCGTGGATATCAGCCACATCTTGGTGGAGGTGCAGCCTGGGGAACAGGCCCGCAAGGCTGCGACCGAACGGATGGAGGAGATAAAGCGACGGTTGTCGGCGGGTGAGGACTTTGCCGAAGTGGCGCGGCAGAGCTCCGACGATCCGGGCTCGGCATCGCGCGGGGGGGACCTGGGCTTTATGCAGCGCGGCGACTTTGTGCGTGAGTTCGAGGAAGTGGCCTTCTCCTTGGAGCCCGGCCAGCGCTCGGACGTGGTGCAGACGGAGTTTGGCCTTCATCTCATTGAGCTCCTCGAACGGCGCGGCGAAAAGGTGAGGGTCCGGCATATCTTGGTAGCCCTCCGGGCCACCAAGGAGGATGAAATTGCCGCCGCCGAGCGCATCAAAGCCCTGTATGGGAAACTCCAGGAGGGGGTAGATTTTGCATCGCTTGCCAAGGAGTCTTCCGATGATGAGAGTACCGCCCCCCAGGGCGGACATCTGGGGTGGTTCGAGATAGATCAGTTGCGGGAGACCGCACCCGAGTTTGTGACTGCCCTACGCGGGGTGGAGCCAGGGGGCATCACCGACCCATTTCGCACCAAGTACGGATTCCACATCTTGAAACTGCTGGAACGCCGCCAGCCTCGTCAGCTGACCTTGGCAGATGATTGGGACACCATCGAACAAATGGCCCTCAATGACAAGAAGCAGAGGGAGTTCGAGAAGTGGGTGGAGGAGTTGCGCGCCGAGATGTTCGTGGAAGTGAAGGGACTTTGA
- a CDS encoding peptidylprolyl isomerase: MARKLALLLTVSALVISACQRTQDPIVARVGNRVIRLSEFEQDFSKNRTPNFIKTTTFKERKDHLMSMVERTLKIADAYSRHYDRLPEVVQPVEREMEQRLFSSYVEKKVVDRLVTEAEMQDYWRKSSVQLRVRHLLLVVPRDADEHTEAEVRKRAWELRDRILKGESFFDVAKNYSQDHMSSTKGGDLGFIRWGEGGYDDAFFQAAFSLKEGELSTPIRTQRGYHILRVEGKQVSGLGEYEQAKDRIKDQLLKTKQAQLEKEYYRFAEELERRYKVQYDSTAMAALVAKLAQGRSDTTTASPVDQDVERDQFHVLTQADHTIALARYVGGSVTVGDIVNMLRRYPVRRQPRLTAVEVVKDWTSRLLWRQLAIREARREKFHSTPEMKRTRQQLLERSMLQRITDDMVRKRMNLTEDSYRAYFEAHRDAYKNPARAKVQEIFLSDRKQAEQLLRRIRAGESFSRLARQYTERTSVRNQDGVLGYISARQYGNVGKTALEMAVGQVSDIIPMGPKFSIIKVLDREEESFKTYEQALYDVQRDLRRQEEERLKNEWLEGLRKRFRVTIYDEAMKKAFANLFEE, encoded by the coding sequence ATGGCCAGAAAGTTAGCGTTGTTACTTACTGTTTCTGCGTTGGTTATTAGTGCATGTCAGCGCACTCAAGACCCAATTGTGGCACGCGTGGGAAATCGGGTCATTAGGCTTTCCGAGTTCGAACAGGACTTCTCCAAGAACCGAACTCCTAACTTCATAAAAACCACGACGTTCAAGGAGCGTAAAGACCACCTCATGAGTATGGTGGAGCGCACGCTAAAGATCGCCGACGCCTACTCCCGGCATTATGACCGCCTTCCGGAGGTAGTGCAACCGGTGGAGCGAGAGATGGAGCAGCGGCTGTTCTCCTCCTACGTCGAAAAGAAAGTGGTGGACCGGTTGGTGACTGAAGCGGAGATGCAGGACTATTGGCGGAAGAGCAGTGTGCAGCTCAGAGTTCGTCATCTTCTCCTGGTGGTGCCGCGCGATGCGGACGAGCACACGGAGGCGGAAGTGCGCAAGCGCGCCTGGGAACTGCGGGACCGGATCCTGAAGGGCGAGAGCTTCTTCGACGTCGCAAAGAACTATTCCCAAGACCACATGAGCAGCACCAAGGGTGGCGACTTGGGTTTCATCCGCTGGGGCGAGGGGGGCTATGACGACGCCTTCTTCCAGGCGGCTTTTTCGTTGAAGGAGGGAGAGCTCTCCACGCCGATCCGTACTCAGCGCGGGTACCACATCCTCCGTGTTGAGGGCAAGCAAGTCTCCGGGCTTGGCGAATATGAACAGGCTAAGGACCGCATCAAGGACCAGTTACTGAAGACGAAACAGGCGCAGCTGGAGAAGGAGTATTACCGTTTCGCGGAGGAGCTGGAGCGGCGGTACAAGGTGCAATACGACTCCACGGCCATGGCCGCACTTGTGGCTAAGCTTGCGCAAGGGAGGTCGGACACGACCACGGCCTCGCCGGTGGACCAGGACGTGGAGCGCGACCAATTCCACGTCTTGACGCAGGCTGACCACACCATCGCCCTGGCCCGGTATGTGGGAGGAAGTGTGACGGTGGGGGACATAGTGAATATGCTCCGGCGCTACCCGGTGCGGCGGCAGCCGCGCCTGACCGCAGTGGAGGTGGTGAAAGACTGGACCTCGCGCCTCCTCTGGCGCCAATTGGCGATCAGGGAGGCTCGTCGGGAGAAGTTCCACTCGACGCCGGAGATGAAGCGCACCAGACAGCAGCTGCTGGAACGGTCCATGCTGCAGCGCATCACAGACGACATGGTACGGAAGCGGATGAACCTGACGGAGGATTCCTACAGAGCCTACTTCGAGGCGCATCGTGATGCCTACAAGAACCCGGCGCGTGCTAAGGTGCAGGAGATCTTCCTTTCCGATCGCAAACAGGCGGAGCAGCTCTTGCGGCGCATTCGTGCGGGCGAAAGCTTTTCACGGCTTGCTCGGCAGTACACAGAACGCACCTCCGTACGCAACCAGGACGGAGTGTTAGGCTACATTTCGGCGCGCCAGTACGGCAATGTGGGGAAGACGGCGTTAGAGATGGCCGTAGGGCAAGTCTCCGACATCATCCCCATGGGTCCCAAGTTCTCCATCATCAAGGTGCTGGACCGCGAGGAAGAATCCTTCAAGACCTATGAACAGGCCCTTTACGACGTGCAGCGTGACTTGCGGCGGCAAGAGGAGGAGCGATTGAAAAACGAATGGCTCGAGGGACTGCGCAAGCGCTTTCGGGTGACAATCTACGACGAGGCGATGAAGAAGGCTTTTGCCAACCTTTTTGAGGAGTAG
- the murQ gene encoding N-acetylmuramic acid 6-phosphate etherase yields MRRRPDDNVFAEIQNLITEARNPATMDIDSKSVEEILRLINAEDKKVPLAVEKEIPYIAQAVEIVVQAFRAGGRLFYIGAGTSGRLGVLDASEIPPTFGAPPEMVQGIIAGGYKALVRAQEGAEDRRERGGEDLVRRGFTPKDVACGIAASRRTPYVLGAIEKAREIGGKTLYVTCTPREELNFPVDVAICPVVGPEVVMGSTRMKAGTATKLVLNMITTTAMIRLGKVYGNMMVDLQMTSRKLEERSKRTVMIVTGVSYEEAEAVLEKAGGHVKTALVMILAGVDAEEARRRLQRAGGFVRQALEKD; encoded by the coding sequence GTGAGACGAAGACCAGACGACAACGTGTTCGCTGAGATCCAGAACCTCATCACCGAGGCGCGCAATCCTGCCACCATGGATATCGACTCCAAGTCGGTGGAGGAGATTCTCCGCCTCATCAACGCCGAGGACAAGAAGGTGCCGCTGGCGGTGGAGAAGGAAATTCCCTACATCGCCCAGGCCGTGGAGATCGTGGTGCAGGCCTTTCGTGCAGGCGGGCGCCTGTTCTACATTGGCGCTGGCACGAGCGGCCGTTTGGGAGTGCTGGATGCCTCCGAAATACCACCCACCTTCGGTGCCCCACCGGAGATGGTGCAGGGCATCATCGCAGGGGGGTACAAGGCCTTGGTGCGCGCGCAGGAAGGGGCCGAAGATCGGCGAGAACGAGGTGGCGAAGACCTGGTGCGCCGGGGCTTCACCCCCAAGGATGTGGCATGCGGCATCGCGGCCAGTCGCAGGACGCCTTACGTCCTCGGGGCCATCGAAAAGGCGCGCGAAATCGGCGGCAAGACTCTTTACGTGACCTGCACGCCCCGCGAGGAGCTGAACTTTCCCGTCGACGTGGCCATCTGTCCGGTAGTGGGGCCCGAGGTAGTGATGGGCTCGACACGCATGAAGGCGGGGACCGCCACCAAGCTGGTGCTGAATATGATCACCACCACCGCCATGATCCGTCTCGGCAAGGTGTACGGCAACATGATGGTGGACCTCCAGATGACCTCCCGCAAATTGGAGGAGCGTTCCAAGCGCACCGTCATGATTGTCACCGGCGTGAGCTATGAGGAGGCGGAGGCGGTGCTGGAGAAGGCTGGGGGCCATGTCAAGACCGCATTAGTGATGATCCTCGCCGGTGTGGATGCCGAGGAAGCACGGCGGCGCCTGCAACGCGCCGGTGGCTTTGTGCGCCAGGCCTTGGAGAAGGACTGA
- a CDS encoding peptidyl-prolyl cis-trans isomerase: MRRVRERLALLVGALVLIGAVLGFISLGCGGGEPGDQRVVARVGGSVLRLADLKAAFPDNPRLGISEAQVRSYVQRWINTELLAQEAQRRGLAHDPKVRRQLANSRREVLAAAILEQEAMDSVSIAEEELQAYFEKNRDAFCRTEEEYLLQEILVPTWQEATELRMRILNGESFERLAQERSQAATAVQGGSTGYVRRTQMPPEVAQQLPRAPLGRVLSPIKTEAGYYVLKVVDTKPAGSARDFADVRDLVRERVAVEKTRGMQRQLLSRLRARQPVYVDYDLLAQLVPDSTRGASLPEPARRQLERK, translated from the coding sequence GTGAGGAGGGTTCGCGAGCGCCTGGCGCTGCTTGTTGGTGCCCTGGTCCTGATTGGGGCAGTTCTGGGCTTCATAAGCCTGGGGTGTGGGGGAGGAGAGCCAGGCGATCAGCGCGTGGTGGCGCGGGTAGGTGGCTCGGTGCTCCGGCTTGCGGATTTGAAGGCTGCTTTTCCGGACAACCCGCGCCTGGGCATTTCGGAGGCACAGGTGCGCTCGTATGTGCAGCGCTGGATCAACACCGAGCTCTTGGCGCAGGAGGCGCAGCGGCGCGGCTTAGCGCACGATCCTAAGGTGAGACGCCAACTAGCAAACTCCCGTCGGGAGGTGCTGGCCGCGGCAATTCTGGAGCAGGAGGCTATGGACAGCGTGAGCATCGCCGAGGAGGAGCTCCAAGCCTATTTCGAAAAGAACCGCGACGCCTTCTGCCGCACCGAGGAGGAGTATCTGCTCCAAGAAATTTTGGTGCCCACGTGGCAGGAGGCCACCGAGCTGCGCATGCGCATCCTAAACGGAGAAAGCTTCGAACGGCTCGCCCAAGAGAGGTCGCAAGCAGCCACTGCGGTACAAGGGGGCTCGACCGGATACGTGCGGCGGACCCAGATGCCGCCGGAAGTAGCGCAGCAGCTCCCCCGCGCCCCGCTCGGGCGTGTTCTCTCCCCGATAAAGACGGAGGCAGGTTACTACGTGCTCAAGGTGGTTGACACCAAACCTGCTGGCAGTGCGCGCGACTTTGCTGATGTGCGCGACCTGGTGCGTGAGCGCGTCGCGGTGGAGAAGACCCGCGGCATGCAGCGCCAGTTGCTGAGTCGCCTTCGCGCGCGACAGCCGGTGTATGTGGACTATGACCTTTTGGCCCAACTCGTGCCTGATTCCACCCGCGGCGCTTCTTTGCCCGAGCCGGCGCGGCGACAATTAGAAAGGAAGTAA